Proteins from one Esox lucius isolate fEsoLuc1 chromosome 19, fEsoLuc1.pri, whole genome shotgun sequence genomic window:
- the cep152 gene encoding centrosomal protein of 152 kDa isoform X3, whose translation MSPAVIGVIMGPMVEDTVEDVRNIQQSLWELHKLLTDLPDDMLEDSRDCSSPELDSPCNQTDARNRQQPTWNQPLNGWSDHQTPASHEEHYEEDYENASYHDEYPYESETVAGQINGHAGNPQQGYPLAPTWDQPEQEYQQDYQPFDPGEGFAYTGVSTEQSLATDRDLSVEDGYAGEPYPHGSAAPGAEYQQRTGVLRDVQRHAGAQNIPRKHFQKFTSEASGDHYKASYNPYQLDSQAKMFNTEVPLQHQDGNFDQLQREFLDSAQKTADSQQLAQIQILNKAQLRQIEDLERKLEDSRRSVRYLEHQFAIVKDEKEGLGVSLKESGRLLEDAQEREVQLQASIKTLELQVQALNDRDHENVKNQRAAEAAVDSLQQQMAELCRSESLARVREQHDRDLTVVREQHDAKLLVLQQRLDAADRALDEQAVVVERLQAQLKQQERQREEEQVEKAGVVNSLTQCLEDSQRRCAGLLQTGSVQEMGQLQVKLQQSLSAKTMTDNMNRALQEELSDLKEQICLYESAVKHGVISLERKTDNCSWEKQLSDSYVDLGIKRSNWKNGRLHSTPLVEVSEASPQRSGEKDDWAVRELRAELQRCLASLKGKRQRIDLLQEELREAQGQVRNSTTNLKVGQLQTQLDQAKTITTAETPLGNPASQNELSKLEEDRQRLQEHVEILENRNAELKQSEEKVKAANLELCTKMREMIQELDQEKQEAAERHERTQQQFRDDVVNRVRSDLAREHTAQVEHLTAENQQHLQLLQAKVTEVNEEMLAVQECYISVCKEKDRLEENLRATKVEEEKRRENELKTREESRAALEKLRADLEAENQVALTQLRAQWAKEKDAELERLVQTQLAVAGSNWRKEKEKAERSWALRLEEAVAEARRQRATNTKDSSSQTSSPEEEKACQTLSPEEEKACQTLSPGEEMACQTLSPGEEMACQTLSPGEPKAGLVFSREELEARLGEQRLQLKQEADVAQCRAVEDAGKRVQRELQEKHLEDMARQVEGAVTRAYCRWLEDLTSLPQYKAALQRERERWEKEQEPHLQQRVSLALRAAEEQWLEERHRSREGEKEAEGDHRVEELQEEVLRWRQLEEDLKEEVEEVAHLQSQVDDLQSLLDHERVQKATLLKAELAAARASWNRDKQQEISTLQAFQQEQLRRAQEKAQEAKEEVQKLAREEAERMSKELLQKEAELKQALRSREEEWRCLEESRGQEQRKRGREEAWSEVLQEFHVGLKEVQAVLLNGGPYKEKNKVGEVDGRRPSGSVKDLLMSTCKDLLSEAVTKAKKDWKKVSEERLGRLLKDTQERHKKEIECIKNSPVQKSDGGVCGEQCAETRAKLQKKSQDLQKHLEKACRQLQAAVKEHKASMRRLKDHEIALRREKEDSLQKLEEVKRSAAKGHSGVSDVDQSLHAGLEEMKGQYLKAVEKIRGDMLRYLQESKERAAEMIRVEVLRERQDTARKMRRYYLACLQELLEDGGQATGAEKKIINAASKLAAMAKVLETPTKRETGKSYSLPLATGLSLKTHASTASSRTRQSGSASSQTQQSAAIDPPETSRNGAGEGRGLTWCSADPAAAEKASPSRRPIQDRLTNEREKVAPADTAGQPHLPPPGHFLSLPHRPSHQIGQNSTLASYHGDFTNVTLRNQSSRELYLEGVESGRSDDDNFLCHRSNSKPFLIQEEHPVRDERRSNDWSLSNDGCQDGPRVLAGSSYPGRKMDTVKSFPLCAPSSTDNLGRFGCYSGSLTVDNSDITVYKDMVNVNIQSCTKALTFPSVPPQSNDLTQSVPGMTTLSGRSAHRYPVPGSEGGRQDPFQNRLGSKSQFSELKLSQQPDSGFESPFSQQK comes from the exons ATGAGTCCGGCTGTGATCGGGGTCATCATGGGTCCCATGGTTGAGGACACAGTGGAGGATGTGCGGAACATCCAACAGTCCCTTTGGGAA CTCCACAAGCTGCTGACAGACCTCCCTGATGACATGCTGGAGGACAGCCGGGACTGCTCCTCCCCAGAACTGGACTCTCCCTGCAACCAGACAGACGCACGCAACAG ACAACAGCCCACGTGGAACCAACCGCTAAATGGATGGTCAGATCACCAAACGCCAGCCTCACACGAAGAG CACTACGAGGAAGACTACGAGAACGCGTCCTACCATGACGAGTACCCATATGAGAGTGAGACTGTTGCTGGGCAGATAAACGGCCATGCCGGTAACCCTCAACAGGGTTATCCTCTTGCCCCAACCTGGGACCAGCCAGAACAGGAGTACCAGCAG GACTACCAGCCGTTCGACCCTGGTGAGGGTTTTGCCTACACCGGCGTGAGCACGGAGCAGTCTTTAGCCACCGACCGTGATTTGTCAGTGGAGGACGGGTATGCAGGTGAGCCGTACCCACACGGAAGTGCCGCCCCCGGGGCGGAGTACCAACAGAGGACAGGGGTGCTGAGGGACGTGCAGCGCCACGCTGGCGCTCAAAACATTCCCAGAAAACATTTCCAG AAATTCACCAGTGAAGCATCCGGTGACCATTATAAGGCCAGCTACAACCCATACCAGCTTGACAGCCAGGCCAAGATGTTCAACACTGAGGTCCCCCTCCAGCACCAAGATGGCAACTTCGATCAGCTGCAGAGGGAATTCCTGGACTCTGCACAGA AGACGGCCGATAGTCAGCAGCTAGCCCAGATTCAGATCCTGAACAAGGCCCAGCTGAGACAGATCGAAGACCTAGAGAGGAAACTGGAGGACTCTAGACGCAGCGTGAGATACCTGGAGCATCAGTTTGCCATTGTGAAAG ATGAGAAGGAGGGCCTTGGGGTGAGTCTGAAGGAGTCCGGCCGGTTGCTGGAGGACgcccaggagagagaggtgCAGCTTCAGGCTAGCATCAAGACTCTGGAGCTGCAGGTTCAGGCTCTGAATGACCGGGATCACGAG aATGTGAAGAATCAGCGAGCAGCGGAGGCAGCGGTAGACAGCCTGCAGCAGCAGATGGCTGAGCTGTGTCGGTCGGAGAGCCTGGCGCGCGTCAGAGAGCAACATGACCGGGACCTCACGGTGGTCCGCGAGCAGCACGACGCCAAGCTGTTGGTCCTGCAGCAGAGGCTGGACGCCGCTGACCGGGCCCTGGACGAACAG GCGGTGGTGGTTGAGCGTCTGCAGGCTCAGCTGAAGCAGCAGGAGAGGCagcgagaggaggagcaggTGGAGAAGGCCGGCGTGGTCAACTCTCTCACACAGTGCCTGGAGGACAGCCAGCGGAGGTGTGCCGGCCTGCTTCAGACCG GTTCAGTGCAGGAGATGGGCCAGCTGCAGGTCAAACTACAGCAGAGCCTCTCAGCCAAGACCATGACCGACAACATGAACCGGGCCTTGCAG GAGGAACTGTCTGACCTGAAGGAGCAGATCTGTCTGTATGAGTCAGCAGTGAAACATGGAGTCATCTCTCTAGAGAGGAAAACGGATAACTGCAGCTGGGAAAAACAACTGTCGGACTCTTACGTAGACCTTGGGATCAAGAGGTCCAACTGGAAAAATGGCCGACTTCACAG TACTCCACTGGTGGAGGTGTCTGAGGCCAGCCCCCAGCGGTCCGGGGAAAAGGATGATTGGGCTGTGAGGGAGCTGAGGGCGGAGCTCCAGCGCTGTTTGGCCAGTCTGAaggggaagagacagaggatcGACCTGCTGCAGGAGGAGCTGAGAGAAGCACAAGGACAGGTGAGGAATTCCACGACTAACCTCAAG GTGGGCCAGCTACAGACTCAGCTGGACCAGGCCAAGACCATCACCACAGCAGAAACCCCTTTGGGGAATCCAGCATCACAGAATGAGCTCTCCAAACTAGAGGAGGACCGGCAGCGTCTGCAAGAACATGTTGAG aTCTTAGAGAATAGGAACGCTGAGCTGAAGCAGAGCGAAGAGAAAGTGAAGGCTGCCAACTTGGAGCTGTGCACCAAGATGAGAGAGATGATTCAGGAGCTGGACCAGGAGAAGCAGGAGGCTGCAGAGAG GCACGAGCGGACCCAGCAGCAGTTCAGAGATGACGTGGTGAACCGGGTCCGCTCTGACCTGGCCCGGGAGCACACGGCGCAGGTGGAGCACCTCACGGCGGAAAACCAGCAACACCTCCAGTTGCTGCA AGCCAAGGTGACCGAGGTGAATGAGGAGATGCTGGCCGTGCAGGAGTGTTACATCTCCGTCTGCAAGGAGAAAGACCGACTGGAGGAAAACCTGCGGGCCACaaaagtggaggaggagaaacgGAGGGAGAACGAG CTGAAGACTAGAGAGGAGAGCAGAGCTGCCTTGGAGAAGCTGAGGGCTGACCTGGAGGCCGAGAACCAGGTGGCGTTGACCCAGCTCCGAGCCCAGTGGGCCAAGGAGAAGGACGCAGAACTGGAACGTCTGGTCCAAACCCAGCTGGCTGTGGCAGGGTCCAACTGGAGAAAGGAAAAGGAGAAG GCAGAGAGGTCCTGGGCTCTGAGGTTGGAGGAAGCCGTCGCAGAAGCCAGGAGACAGAGAGCCACAAACACCAAGGACTCCTCCTCCCAGACATCCAGCCCTGAGGAGGAGAAGGCATGTCAGACACTCAGCCCTGAGGAGGAGAAGGCATGTCAGACACTCAGCCCTGGGGAGGAGATGGCATGTCAGACACTCAGCCCTGGGGAGGAGATGGCATGTCAGACACTCAGCCCTGGGGAGCCCAAGGCTGGCCTGGTCTTCAGTAGGGAGGAGCTGGAGGCCAG ACTCGGGGAACAGAGGCTCCAGCTGAAGCAGGAGGCAGATGTGGCTCAATGCAGAGCAGTGGAGGATGCTGGGAAGCGTGTCCAgagagaactacaggaaaaaCACTTGGAGGACATGGCGCGACAG GTTGAGGGAGCGGTAACCAGAGCCTACTGCCGTTGGCTGGAGGACCTCACTTCTCTGCCACAGTATAAAGCTGCTCTCCAGAGAGAACGGGAGCGATGGGAGAAGGAACAAGAGCCACATCTTCAACAGAGG GTGTCCCTGGCCTTGAGGGCAGCAGAAGAGCAGTGGCTGGAGGAGAGGCATAGGagcagggagggggagaaggaggcaGAAGGAGACCATAGGGTTGAGGAGCTCCAAGAGGAGGTGCTGCGTTGGAGGCAGCTGGAGGAGGACCTgaaggaagaggtggaggaggtggcaCATCTGCAGAGCCAGGTCGACGATCTGCAGAGCCTGTTGGACCATGAGAGGGTGCAGAAAGCTACCCTCCTCAAGGCGGAGCTAGCCGCAGCCCGGGCATCCTGGAACAGAGACAAGCAGCAGGAGATCTCCACCCTGCAGGCCTTCCAGCAGGAGCAGCTAAGACGGGCCCAGGAGAAGGCACAAGAGGCTAAGGAGGAGGTGCAGAAGTTGGCTCGAGAGGAGGCGGAGCGCATGAGCAAAGAGCTCCTCCAGAAGGAGGCTGAGTTGAAACAGGCTCTGAGGAGCCGAGAGGAGGAGTGGAGATGTCTGGAGGAGAGCAGGGGCCAGGAACAGAGGAAACGGGGCAGAGAAGAGGCATGGTCCGAGGTGCTTCAGGAGTTTCATGTTGGGCTGAAGGAGGTGCAGGCTGTTCTCCTCAACGGCGGGCCTTACaaagagaagaataaagtcggGGAGGTGGATGGGAGGAGGCCCAGTGGAAGTGTTAAAGATCTCCTCATGTCCACCTGTAAAGATCTCCTTTCTGAAGCTGTAACCAAGGCCAAAAAGGACTGGAAGAag GTCAGTGAGGAGAGGCTTGGCCGTTTGCTGAAAGACACTCAGGAGCGGCATAAGAAAGAAATCGAATGCATTAAGA ACTCCCCTGTTCAGAAGAGTGATGGCGGTGTCTGTGGAGAGCAGTGTGCTGAGACGCGGGCCAAACTGCAGAAGAAGAGTCAGGATCTCCAGAAGCATTTGGAAAAGGCCTGCAGGCAGCTACAGGCTGCTGTGAAGGAGCACAAGGCCTCCATGCGGAGACTCAAAG ACCATGAGATTGCCCTCCGGCGGGAGAAAGAGGACAGTCTGCAAAAACTTGAGGAAGTGAAAAGATCTGCAGCCAAAGGGCACTCTGG AGTTTCAGATGTTGACCAGAGTCTCCACGCTGGTCTGGAAGAGATGAAGGGACAGTACCTGAAGGCTGTTGAGAAGATCAGAG GTGACATGCTGCGCTACCTCCAGGAGAGTAAGGAGCGTGCTGCGGAGATGATCCGTGTGGAGGtgctgagagaaagacaggacaCGGCCCGGAAGATGAGGCGCTACTACCTCGCCTGTCTACAGGAGCTGCTGGAGGATGGTGGACAGGCCACTGG CGCTGAGAAGAAGATCATTAACGCTGCGAGCAAGCTGGCCGCCATGGCCAAAGTCCTGGAGACCCCTACgaagagagagactggaaagaGCTACAGTTTACCCCTAGCCACAG GGTTGTCATTGAAGACGCATGCATCTACTGCCTCAAGTCGAACCCGCCAATCCGGTTCTGCTTCTAGCCAAACCCAACAATCTGCAGCTATTGATCCTCCGGAGACCTCCAGGAATGGTGCAGGTGAGGGGAGGGGCCTGACATGGTGCTCTGCGGACCCAGCTGCAGCAGAGAAAGCCTCTCCGTCTAGGAGGCCCATTCAGGACCGCCTGACCAATGAAAGGGAAAAAGTAGCCCCTGCAGATACTGCAGGGCAACCCCATCTCCCCCCTCCGGGACACTTCCTCTCACTTCCTCACAGACCCTCACACCAGATTGGTCAGAACTCCACACTTGCCTCTTATCACGGGGATTTTACTAATGTTACTTTGAGGAACCAGAGCAGCAGGGAGCTGTACCTGGAGGGGGTGGAGTCTGGGAGATCAGATGATGACAACTTCCTGTGTCACCGCAGTAACTCTAAACCGTTCCTGATCCAGGAAGAGCATCCTGTCAGGGATGAGAGACGATCGAATGACTGGAGTCTGTCAAATGACGGGTGCCAAGATGGCCCACGAGTCCTTGCAGGTTCCTCTTACCCAGGTAGAAAAATGGATACTGTGAAGTCATTCCCCCTGTGTGCACCTTCTTCCACCGATAACCTGGGTAGATTCGGTTGCTATTCTGGAAGCCTAACCGTTGACAACTCTGACATTACTGTTTACAAAGACATGGTCAATGTCAATATTCAGTCTTGTACCAAAGCCTTGACTTTCCCCAGTGTCCCACCTCAGAGCAACGACTTGACTCAGTCTGTTCCCGGTATGACAACACTGAGTGGTAGATCTGCTCACAGATATCCTGTCCCAGGCTCTGAGGGGGGCAGGCAGGATCCGTTCCAGAACAGACTGGGTTCTAAGAGTCAGTTCTCTGAATTAAAGCTGAGCCAACAGCCGGACAGTGGTTTTGAGAGTCCATTCTCTcaacagaaataa